One window of the Pirellulales bacterium genome contains the following:
- a CDS encoding PhoH family protein — protein sequence MIETTISVVDSKTLVSIFGPRDQYLRKIRSALEVDISVRQDRIHIEGDEESVRKATGILEKLKALANRDAVLMADDVAQIISTASGNGEAAEHPAIDVLQAGRLVRPRTAGQAAYVQAILEHDLVFCTGPAGTGKTYLAVAMAVSALKSEQMRKIVLVRPAVEAGESLGYLPGDLQAKINPYLRPLLDALREMMDFEQVKRYTEQDVIEMIPLAYMRGRTLNEAFIILDEAQNTTVAQMKMFLTRMGMGSKIVVSGDTTQVDLPSHTRSGLVDALARLRGIDGFHEVKLSGADIVRHRLVQDIVKAYEDEPKRRK from the coding sequence ATGATTGAAACCACAATTTCGGTAGTCGATTCGAAGACGCTCGTTTCGATCTTCGGACCTCGCGACCAATACCTTCGTAAGATCCGCTCGGCGTTGGAAGTGGACATCTCGGTTCGCCAAGACCGTATCCACATCGAAGGGGACGAGGAATCGGTTCGCAAGGCGACCGGAATCCTCGAAAAACTCAAGGCCCTCGCGAATCGCGACGCAGTCTTGATGGCCGACGACGTGGCTCAGATTATTTCCACCGCCAGCGGCAATGGCGAGGCGGCTGAACACCCGGCAATCGACGTATTGCAGGCTGGTCGGCTCGTTCGCCCGCGAACGGCGGGGCAGGCAGCCTACGTTCAAGCGATTCTGGAGCACGATCTGGTCTTTTGCACGGGTCCGGCAGGCACAGGTAAAACGTATTTGGCCGTGGCGATGGCCGTTTCCGCGTTGAAATCCGAACAGATGCGGAAGATCGTGCTAGTGCGGCCCGCGGTCGAGGCCGGTGAGAGCCTGGGATACTTGCCCGGCGACCTGCAAGCTAAGATCAATCCATATCTTCGGCCGCTGCTTGACGCATTGCGCGAGATGATGGATTTCGAACAAGTAAAGCGCTACACGGAGCAAGACGTAATCGAGATGATCCCTTTGGCGTATATGCGCGGCCGGACGCTCAACGAGGCGTTCATCATTCTTGACGAGGCCCAAAACACGACCGTCGCCCAGATGAAGATGTTTCTGACGCGCATGGGAATGGGGTCCAAGATCGTCGTCTCGGGCGACACGACGCAAGTCGATCTGCCGAGCCACACCCGAAGTGGTTTGGTGGACGCCTTGGCTCGTCTTCGCGGTATTGATGGATTTCACGAGGTGAAATTGAGCGGCGCGGACATCGTCCGGCACCGGCTGGTGCAGGATATCGTGAAAGCCTATGAGGATGAGCCCAAGCGCAGGAAATGA
- a CDS encoding HDIG domain-containing protein, producing MPSGSQKRTRIQRVAALELPPSPFERIVESFQRAEVLWRIGLCTAAALILWAVVRGWAPPFAYWRDYTPPRNIVAKVTFQILDKKATEDAREKAARQIRYVYQQDPAALIQYRAALKNAAAEVGAAATLADLRAGVWREFSPPAMPNVEAPSKDEEEKEFQKLHAAVDNKEKRAAFEKSIDRAFSEIQQKGILEKLDQQPDEGNQTEIEIHPVGASTFASVVPVAEVRSGEAIAQLHSHLKTELASPEIAQRVFYWIKPKLEKLTTLTKDVDGIRNNADEARKRVKDMFTPYNANETPLAKAGQPLDDNALDLLKREYDAEMAALTPSQRLTRSLAIFGMFAALYLMSGFYIYARSRPLLSDFGRFAGLLGLCVITVALCVMASGDPIRADWRAELVPLLLFAMTLSIAYSQELALLLCAALALVVVVALGQGLAAYVTLLSAAATAIFLLGRIRTRTKLIYVGICSGAVGMLTAIGVGVLDNQPFDSLLIREAGRVAVCAIAAGFLMTGLLPFIEKLFGVLTDISLLEIGDPAHPLLQELVRRAPGTYNHSINVASIAEAAAESIGAHALLVRVGAYFHDIGKMLKPGYFVENSGFEANRHEALVPAMSTLIIIAHIKDGADLARQHHLPRPIIDFIQQHHGTTLVEYFFHRASEQSESNPDAGSVDEASYRYPGPKPQTKEGAVLMMADAVESASRALVDPAPARIEGLVHEIATKRLLDDQFDECGLTLQELQIIEDSLVKSLTAVYHGRVKYPDQRSA from the coding sequence ATGCCTAGCGGCAGCCAAAAACGAACACGAATTCAGCGCGTCGCGGCGCTGGAACTCCCCCCCAGCCCGTTCGAGCGGATTGTGGAATCGTTCCAGAGGGCCGAAGTTCTGTGGCGAATAGGGCTCTGCACGGCCGCGGCGCTGATCTTATGGGCGGTCGTGCGCGGTTGGGCGCCGCCCTTCGCTTATTGGCGAGATTACACTCCGCCGCGCAACATTGTTGCTAAAGTGACGTTTCAGATTCTCGACAAGAAAGCAACCGAAGATGCCAGGGAAAAGGCGGCTCGGCAGATCCGCTATGTCTATCAACAAGACCCGGCGGCGCTGATCCAATACCGGGCGGCGCTCAAGAACGCGGCGGCCGAGGTCGGGGCCGCCGCAACTCTGGCCGATCTTCGAGCGGGAGTTTGGCGCGAGTTTTCGCCGCCGGCCATGCCCAATGTCGAGGCCCCATCGAAGGATGAGGAAGAGAAAGAATTCCAGAAGCTTCACGCCGCCGTGGACAATAAGGAAAAGCGCGCTGCATTCGAAAAATCCATCGATCGGGCCTTCAGCGAAATCCAACAAAAGGGGATCCTCGAAAAGCTCGATCAGCAGCCCGACGAAGGAAATCAAACCGAAATCGAGATTCACCCGGTCGGCGCATCGACGTTCGCCTCAGTCGTCCCGGTTGCCGAAGTACGATCTGGCGAGGCGATTGCCCAACTCCATAGCCACCTCAAGACCGAGCTGGCGTCTCCGGAAATCGCGCAGCGCGTTTTCTATTGGATCAAGCCGAAATTGGAGAAACTGACCACGCTGACGAAGGACGTCGACGGCATTCGCAACAACGCCGACGAAGCCAGAAAGCGAGTCAAGGACATGTTCACGCCCTACAATGCGAACGAAACGCCCTTGGCCAAAGCCGGCCAACCGCTGGACGACAACGCACTCGATCTGCTGAAGCGAGAATATGATGCCGAGATGGCCGCGCTCACACCCAGCCAAAGGCTGACGCGGTCCCTCGCGATCTTTGGCATGTTTGCGGCGCTGTATTTGATGAGCGGGTTTTATATCTATGCCCGCAGCCGCCCGCTGCTTTCCGATTTCGGGCGCTTTGCCGGTTTGCTCGGATTGTGCGTCATAACCGTCGCCTTGTGCGTGATGGCCTCGGGAGACCCGATTCGCGCCGATTGGCGTGCGGAACTCGTTCCCCTGTTGTTGTTCGCCATGACGCTCTCGATCGCGTACAGCCAAGAATTGGCGCTGTTGCTTTGCGCCGCCCTGGCACTGGTGGTCGTGGTGGCCCTTGGCCAGGGATTGGCCGCATACGTCACGTTGCTCAGCGCCGCGGCCACGGCCATCTTCTTGCTCGGCCGCATCCGCACTCGCACCAAACTGATTTACGTCGGGATCTGTTCCGGCGCCGTGGGAATGTTGACCGCCATCGGTGTCGGCGTTCTCGATAACCAGCCGTTCGACTCCCTGCTAATTCGGGAAGCGGGGCGCGTCGCCGTATGCGCGATTGCGGCCGGGTTCTTGATGACCGGCCTATTGCCGTTTATCGAAAAGCTGTTTGGCGTGCTCACTGACATTAGTCTCCTGGAGATCGGCGACCCCGCTCATCCATTGCTTCAAGAGTTGGTCCGCCGCGCGCCGGGCACTTACAACCATTCGATCAATGTGGCGTCGATCGCCGAGGCCGCCGCCGAGTCGATCGGCGCTCATGCGCTTCTAGTTCGCGTGGGGGCGTATTTCCACGATATCGGCAAGATGCTTAAGCCGGGTTACTTCGTGGAGAATTCGGGATTCGAAGCCAACCGACACGAAGCGCTGGTGCCCGCGATGAGCACGCTGATTATTATTGCCCACATCAAGGACGGCGCCGATCTGGCGCGGCAGCATCATTTGCCGCGGCCGATCATCGATTTCATCCAGCAGCACCATGGCACCACGCTCGTCGAGTACTTCTTCCATCGGGCGAGCGAGCAGAGCGAATCGAATCCGGATGCCGGCAGCGTGGATGAGGCCTCGTATCGCTATCCTGGACCGAAGCCGCAGACTAAGGAAGGTGCAGTGCTGATGATGGCCGATGCGGTCGAAAGCGCCAGCCGAGCGCTGGTCGATCCGGCGCCCGCTCGCATCGAGGGGCTCGTTCACGAAATCGCCACCAAGCGGCTGCTCGACGACCAATTCGACGAATGCGGCCTGACGTTGCAAGAACTGCAGATCATTGAAGATAGCTTGGTTAAATCGCTCACGGCCGTTTATCATGGACGCGTAAAGTATCCCGATCAAAGAAGCGCCTGA
- the ybeY gene encoding rRNA maturation RNase YbeY, whose translation MIDIAIKIEYPGSGIDTDRLNRAVEVVLMEEGVEAAAIIVAVVDDARIRDLNRRYLDHDEPTDVLSFDLADENGRLEGDVVVSAEMAERAATRLLWPAGDELLLYVIHGILHLVGYDDLDVPSRTDMRRRERHYLARFGLHPPAIDLAGESPDGSQEGNPELLLSHEFSP comes from the coding sequence TTGATCGACATCGCGATTAAGATTGAGTATCCAGGATCGGGGATCGACACCGATCGCTTGAACCGCGCCGTCGAGGTCGTGCTGATGGAAGAGGGGGTCGAAGCTGCTGCGATCATTGTCGCGGTCGTCGACGACGCGAGGATTCGCGACCTGAACCGCCGCTATCTGGATCATGATGAACCCACCGACGTCCTTAGTTTTGACCTCGCGGACGAAAATGGGCGATTGGAGGGGGACGTGGTCGTCAGCGCCGAAATGGCCGAGCGGGCCGCCACCCGATTGCTGTGGCCGGCCGGCGACGAGTTGCTCCTTTATGTAATTCACGGAATACTTCACCTTGTCGGCTATGATGATCTCGACGTCCCATCGCGCACTGATATGCGCCGTCGCGAGCGGCATTATTTAGCCAGGTTCGGATTGCATCCGCCCGCGATCGATCTTGCGGGCGAAAGCCCGGACGGGTCGCAGGAAGGGAACCCCGAATTATTGCTCAGCCACGAGTTCTCGCCGTGA